GCCGGCTCATAAGGCACGATACTAATAATGTCCTTAAGCTTGAAATAATAATTCACATGCGGTTTATGTAAAACCAGTTCGTGAGTAGAAACCGTTAACCCGTAGTCTCTTTTCTTGTGGGACATCTTCAAGTCCCCGTCTAGTGTTTTGATCTTGATGAAGTCCGGATTCATAAGGCAGCCTCCTTCACAGTTATGGTCTTTTGCTTGTTCTAACAGAATACCATAAAAGAGGTAGCTTGTTAATTGCTGAGCAGGAAGTAGAACTTGACTATTCTGTTTGAAATTGGATCAGGCATACAGTTCCTTTATTCACATTACTGGAATAGGTGATTTTGCCATTCATCGATTTGATGATGCTCATAACAACAACGAGTCCCAATCCGGTTCCTTCCTTCTTTGTCGTAAAAAACGGTACGCCTAGCGAATTAATCTGGGCTTTGCTCATGCCGACACCTGTATCGGTAATCCATACCTGGATATGTTTATCGGATTGATGGGTATGGATGGTTAAAGTCCCGCCACCCGGCATGGATTCGATTGCATTTTTGATGAGGTTCATCAGGCATTGCCTGAATTTCTTCGACTCGCCCCATATATACATAGGATTTTCGCTACTGTGAGAGATATCAATCGCAACCCCGCCTGCAAAAGCACTCGGACTGATGAAGCGGAGAATGGAGGCCAGTTCTTCCTTTACATCCAGCTGTGCTTGTTGATCGTTGTTGGGCTTTGCATAATGCAAGTATTCCGTTATGATGTCATTCGCCTGATCGATACCTGAAATCGCCAGGGATAAGTACCGTTTGCGTTCTTCTACTGAATACTCCTTCTGTTCCATCATTTGAAGGAATCCGCGTGTTGCTGTTAAGGGATTTCGTATTTCATGAGAGACAGAGGCGGCTAATTGGCCGACCATACGATCTTTTTCAAGCCTCAGCAGCTTTTCTTTGTGAATCTCTTGTTTTTTCACATGATAGAATAGGAAGGTCACAAAGCTAGTTGAAAGATAAGATAATGCAATTGTCAAGCAGGCATAGTTAAGATTTCCTTTCAGCAGCACAGGCTGTGCGCCTAGGTAAAATGCTGTATATCCGGTTAGCAAGCCTATCGAATAGAGGAGCTTTCGCCTGAGAGAGGCGGAAATTACCCG
This genomic window from Paenibacillus hexagrammi contains:
- a CDS encoding ATP-binding protein, with product MSALLIYLVLTPIYVYKERKRKILFVFILFVLTYFYLGYEDIEPVEYTLHLIPVSLTLAIWFEGSIPSIFTWIAFNFGSSVVLHNEPLPVFVGSTFMLVAGLLFKHRVISASLRRKLLYSIGLLTGYTAFYLGAQPVLLKGNLNYACLTIALSYLSTSFVTFLFYHVKKQEIHKEKLLRLEKDRMVGQLAASVSHEIRNPLTATRGFLQMMEQKEYSVEERKRYLSLAISGIDQANDIITEYLHYAKPNNDQQAQLDVKEELASILRFISPSAFAGGVAIDISHSSENPMYIWGESKKFRQCLMNLIKNAIESMPGGGTLTIHTHQSDKHIQVWITDTGVGMSKAQINSLGVPFFTTKKEGTGLGLVVVMSIIKSMNGKITYSSNVNKGTVCLIQFQTE